Proteins from a single region of Streptomyces spinoverrucosus:
- a CDS encoding M16 family metallopeptidase encodes MTSRSSKVTARSSSEARAVARTQTLIKGTAGIGTVRKTTLPGGLRIVTETLPSVRSATFGIWAHVGSRDETPSLNGATHYLEHLLFKGTQTRSALDISAALDAVGGEMNAFTAKEYTCYYARVLDADLPLAIDVVCDMLTGSLILEEDVNVERGAILEEIAMTEDDPSDCVHDLFAHTMFGDNPLGRPVLGTVDTVNALTADRIRRFYRKHYDPTHLVVACAGNIDHNKVVRLVRAAFEKSGTLKDAAAQPIAPRDGRRAIRTAGKVELLGRKTEQAHVVLGMPGLARTDDRRWALGVLNTALGGGMSSRLFQEVREKRGLAYSVYSYTSGFADCGLFGVYAGCRPSQVHDVLKICRDELDHIAEHGLSDDEIDRAIGQLRGSTVLGLEDTGALMNRIGKSELCWGEQMSVDDMLARIAAVTPDDVRAVARDILGQRPSLSVIGPLKDKQASRLHDAVA; translated from the coding sequence GTGACGTCCCGTAGCTCCAAGGTGACGGCCCGCTCCTCTTCGGAGGCGCGGGCCGTCGCCCGTACCCAAACCCTCATCAAGGGCACGGCCGGCATCGGCACCGTCCGCAAGACCACCCTCCCCGGCGGTCTCCGCATCGTCACCGAGACCCTGCCCTCCGTGCGCTCCGCGACCTTCGGCATCTGGGCGCACGTCGGCTCCCGCGACGAGACGCCGTCCCTGAACGGCGCCACGCACTACCTGGAGCACCTGCTCTTCAAGGGCACGCAGACCAGGAGCGCCCTGGACATCTCCGCCGCCCTCGACGCGGTCGGCGGCGAGATGAACGCGTTCACGGCGAAGGAGTACACGTGCTACTACGCACGCGTGCTCGACGCCGACCTCCCGCTCGCCATCGACGTCGTCTGCGACATGCTGACCGGCTCGCTCATCCTCGAAGAGGACGTCAACGTCGAGCGCGGCGCGATCCTCGAAGAGATCGCGATGACGGAGGACGACCCGAGCGACTGTGTGCACGACCTGTTCGCGCACACGATGTTCGGCGACAACCCGCTCGGCCGCCCGGTCCTCGGCACGGTCGACACGGTCAACGCCCTCACCGCCGACCGCATCCGCCGCTTCTACCGCAAGCACTACGACCCGACCCACCTCGTGGTCGCCTGCGCCGGCAACATCGATCACAACAAGGTCGTACGACTGGTCCGCGCCGCCTTCGAGAAGTCCGGCACGCTCAAGGACGCCGCCGCCCAGCCCATCGCCCCGCGCGACGGCCGCCGCGCCATCCGCACCGCCGGCAAGGTCGAGCTGCTCGGCCGCAAGACCGAGCAGGCCCATGTGGTGCTCGGCATGCCGGGCCTGGCCCGCACGGACGACCGCCGCTGGGCCCTCGGCGTGCTGAACACCGCCCTCGGCGGCGGCATGTCGTCACGGCTCTTCCAGGAGGTACGGGAGAAGCGCGGCCTGGCCTACAGCGTCTACTCGTACACCTCCGGCTTCGCCGACTGCGGCCTGTTCGGCGTCTACGCCGGCTGCCGACCGAGCCAGGTGCACGACGTGCTGAAGATCTGCCGCGACGAACTCGACCACATCGCCGAGCACGGCCTGTCCGACGACGAGATCGACCGCGCCATCGGCCAGCTCCGCGGCTCCACGGTCCTCGGCCTGGAGGACACCGGCGCGCTGATGAACCGTATCGGCAAGAGCGAGCTGTGCTGGGGCGAGCAGATGTCCGTCGACGACATGCTGGCCCGGATAGCTGCCGTGACCCCGGACGACGTCCGCGCGGTCGCGCGCGACATCCTGGGACAGCGGCCCTCCCTGTCGGTCATCGGCCCGCTGAAGGACAAGCAGGCGTCGCGACTGCACGACGCCGTCGCCTGA
- the dapB gene encoding 4-hydroxy-tetrahydrodipicolinate reductase — MSKLRVAVLGAKGRIGSEAVRAVEAAEDMELVAALSRGDKLETLAETGAQVAVELTTPASVMGNLDFCVRHGIHAVVGTTGWTDERLAQLRGWLEQSPGTGVLIAPNFSIGAVLTMKFAQIAAPYFESVEVVELHHPNKVDAPSGTATRTAQLIAQARREAGTAPAPDATVTALEGARGADVDGVPVHAVRLRGLLAHQEVLLGGEGETLTVRHDSLHHSSFMPGILLGARRVVSTPGLTFGLEHFLDLG, encoded by the coding sequence ATGAGCAAGCTGCGCGTAGCGGTCCTCGGTGCCAAGGGCCGGATCGGTTCGGAGGCGGTACGAGCCGTCGAGGCCGCCGAGGACATGGAGCTGGTCGCCGCCCTCTCCCGGGGCGACAAGCTGGAGACGCTGGCCGAGACTGGCGCCCAGGTCGCCGTCGAACTCACCACCCCCGCCTCGGTGATGGGCAACCTCGACTTCTGCGTACGGCACGGAATCCACGCCGTCGTCGGCACGACGGGCTGGACCGACGAGCGCCTCGCACAGCTGCGCGGCTGGCTGGAGCAGTCCCCGGGGACGGGCGTGCTGATCGCACCCAACTTCTCCATCGGGGCCGTACTCACCATGAAGTTCGCGCAGATCGCCGCGCCGTACTTCGAGTCCGTCGAGGTGGTCGAGCTGCACCACCCCAACAAGGTCGACGCGCCGAGCGGCACGGCGACCCGCACCGCCCAGCTCATCGCGCAGGCCCGCCGCGAGGCGGGTACGGCCCCGGCGCCGGACGCCACGGTCACGGCCCTGGAGGGCGCGCGTGGCGCGGACGTCGACGGCGTCCCGGTCCACGCGGTGCGGCTGCGCGGTCTGCTCGCACACCAGGAGGTCCTGCTGGGCGGTGAGGGCGAGACCCTCACCGTCCGGCACGACTCGCTGCACCACAGCAGCTTCATGCCGGGCATCCTGCTGGGCGCCCGCCGCGTGGTGAGCACTCCGGGCCTCACCTTCGGCCTGGAACACTTCCTGGACCTGGGCTGA
- the eccD gene encoding type VII secretion integral membrane protein EccD codes for MSITASGATTAGGPGTGGASGSGLGFCRVTIVAPDSRIDVALPDDIPVVDIYPEILRLARQSPAEGAPVGYHLVRRDGRVLDGSRSFAAQHILDGELLTLRPFSESLPPAVHDDVSDAVASAVTREHALWGGDLTRVAGLVGGGVLPALLAFVAWMGDPRHDMHGLPGVLAAVAGVLLVALACVRARVYDDRSSAIALGLGALPNVAVAGSGLLPLADGQGIGKLQFLLACAAVLLAAVLLTLCSPGGDSPFVACVVASGVGLAAVFAGILAHWTPSEIAALSAPVAVGALAFLPGLSMRFARIPIGFDAQASMPRSAYGTDPTPQEPVDVERITAQARRGHELLVGLVGGCALIAVGSAAVLGFSDGVWAQLLALAVGIALLMRAQLFRYTAQVAPLLAAGLGSLVLLGLGLALDPPVSVLRDALTGDRADLDIRTIWLVAAIAAVSAVVTAIGLVASRGGVTPFWGRFMEIAEGFVLLTLVPLALAVFDVYAAARAMTS; via the coding sequence GTGAGCATCACGGCCTCCGGGGCAACCACCGCGGGAGGGCCCGGAACGGGGGGCGCTTCCGGAAGCGGGCTCGGCTTCTGCCGGGTCACGATCGTCGCGCCCGACAGCAGGATCGACGTGGCCCTGCCCGACGACATCCCGGTCGTCGACATCTATCCGGAGATCCTCAGGCTCGCCCGGCAGAGCCCCGCCGAGGGCGCCCCGGTCGGCTACCACCTCGTACGCCGGGACGGCAGAGTCCTGGACGGCTCGCGCTCGTTCGCCGCCCAGCACATCCTCGACGGCGAACTCCTCACGCTGCGCCCCTTCTCCGAGTCGCTGCCTCCGGCCGTCCACGACGACGTGTCGGACGCCGTCGCCTCGGCCGTGACCCGCGAGCACGCCCTGTGGGGCGGCGACCTGACCCGCGTCGCGGGACTCGTCGGCGGTGGCGTCCTTCCCGCTCTGCTCGCCTTCGTGGCCTGGATGGGCGACCCGCGCCACGACATGCACGGCCTGCCCGGTGTCCTCGCCGCCGTCGCCGGCGTCCTGCTGGTCGCACTCGCCTGCGTGCGGGCCCGTGTCTACGACGACCGGTCCTCCGCCATCGCCCTGGGACTGGGCGCACTGCCGAACGTCGCAGTGGCCGGCTCCGGTCTCCTTCCGCTCGCCGACGGCCAGGGCATCGGCAAGCTCCAGTTCCTCCTGGCCTGCGCGGCGGTGCTGCTCGCCGCGGTGTTGCTCACCCTGTGCTCGCCCGGCGGGGACAGTCCGTTCGTCGCCTGTGTCGTCGCGTCCGGCGTGGGCCTGGCCGCCGTGTTCGCGGGCATCCTCGCGCACTGGACGCCGTCGGAGATCGCCGCTCTGAGCGCCCCCGTCGCGGTGGGCGCCCTGGCCTTCCTGCCCGGGCTGTCCATGCGCTTCGCCCGCATCCCGATCGGCTTCGACGCCCAGGCCTCCATGCCGCGCAGCGCGTACGGCACCGATCCGACCCCCCAGGAGCCGGTGGACGTCGAGCGGATCACCGCCCAGGCCCGACGCGGTCATGAACTCCTGGTCGGTCTGGTCGGCGGCTGCGCGCTGATCGCGGTCGGCTCCGCCGCGGTCCTCGGCTTCTCCGACGGTGTCTGGGCCCAGCTCCTCGCTCTCGCCGTGGGCATCGCGCTGCTCATGCGCGCCCAGCTCTTCCGGTACACCGCCCAGGTCGCCCCTCTCCTGGCAGCGGGCCTCGGCTCCCTCGTGCTCCTCGGACTCGGTCTGGCGCTTGATCCGCCCGTCTCGGTGCTCCGGGACGCCCTGACGGGTGACCGCGCCGACCTGGACATCCGTACGATCTGGCTCGTCGCGGCGATCGCGGCGGTGTCCGCCGTCGTCACCGCGATCGGTCTGGTCGCCTCGCGGGGCGGCGTCACCCCCTTCTGGGGGCGCTTCATGGAGATCGCCGAGGGCTTCGTCCTGCTGACGCTGGTGCCGTTGGCGCTGGCTGTCTTCGACGTGTACGCGGCCGCCCGGGCGATGACGAGTTGA
- a CDS encoding polyribonucleotide nucleotidyltransferase: MENETHYAEAVIDNGAFGTRTIRFETGRLAKQAAGSAVAYLDDDTMVLSATTASKNPKDQLDFFPLTVDVEERMYAAGKIPGSFFRREGRPSEDAILTCRLIDRPLRPSFKKGLRNEIQVVATIMALNPDHLYDVVAINAASASTQLAGLPFSGPIGGVRVALIRGQWVAFPTHTELEDAVFDMVVAGRVLEDGDIAIMMVEAEATEKTIKLVEGGGEAPTEEVVAAGLDAAKPFIKVLCKAQSDLAAKAAKPVGEFPIFLDYQDDVLEALTAAVKPELASALTIAGKQERESELDRVKGLAAEKLLPEFEGREKEISAAYRSLTKQLVRERVIKEKKRIDGRGVTDIRTLAAEVEAIPRVHGSALFERGETQILGVTTLNMLRMEQQLDTLSPVTRKRYMHNYNFPPYSTGETGRVGSPKRREIGHGALAERALMPVLPTREEFPYAIRQVSEALGSNGSTSMGSVCASTMSLLNAGVPLKAPVAGIAMGLISQEIDGETHYVTLTDILGAEDAFGDMDFKVAGTKEFVTALQLDTKLDGIPASVLAAALKQARDARLHILDVMMEAIDRPDEMSPNAPRIITVKIPVDKIGEVIGPKGKMINQIQEDTGAEITIEDDGTIYIGAADGPSAEAARSTINGIANPTMPEVGERYLGTVVKTTTFGAFVSLLPGKDGLLHISQIRKLAGGKRVENVEDVLGVGHKVQVEIAEIDSRGKLSLIPVIEGEEGSADEAKDDTDQ, translated from the coding sequence GTGGAGAACGAGACCCACTACGCCGAGGCCGTCATCGACAACGGCGCCTTCGGCACCCGCACGATCCGCTTCGAGACGGGCCGCCTGGCCAAGCAGGCCGCCGGCTCCGCCGTGGCGTACCTGGACGACGACACCATGGTGCTGTCGGCCACCACCGCCTCCAAGAACCCCAAGGACCAGCTCGACTTCTTCCCGCTGACGGTCGACGTCGAGGAGCGGATGTACGCCGCCGGCAAGATCCCCGGCAGCTTCTTCCGCCGTGAGGGACGGCCCTCCGAGGACGCGATCCTCACCTGCCGCCTCATCGACCGCCCGCTGCGCCCGTCCTTCAAGAAGGGCCTGCGCAACGAGATCCAGGTCGTCGCCACGATCATGGCGCTCAACCCCGACCACCTGTACGACGTCGTGGCGATCAACGCCGCGTCCGCGTCCACGCAGCTGGCCGGTCTGCCCTTCTCCGGCCCGATCGGCGGCGTCCGCGTCGCGCTGATCCGCGGCCAGTGGGTGGCCTTCCCGACGCACACCGAGCTCGAGGACGCCGTCTTCGACATGGTCGTCGCGGGCCGCGTCCTGGAGGACGGCGACATCGCGATCATGATGGTCGAGGCCGAGGCCACCGAGAAGACCATCAAGCTGGTCGAGGGCGGTGGCGAGGCGCCGACCGAGGAGGTCGTCGCCGCCGGTCTGGACGCCGCGAAGCCCTTCATCAAGGTCCTGTGCAAGGCCCAGTCGGACCTCGCCGCCAAGGCCGCCAAGCCGGTCGGCGAGTTCCCGATCTTCCTGGACTACCAGGACGACGTCCTGGAGGCGCTCACCGCCGCCGTCAAGCCGGAGCTCGCCTCCGCGCTGACCATCGCCGGCAAGCAGGAGCGCGAGTCCGAGCTGGACCGCGTGAAGGGCCTCGCCGCCGAGAAGCTCCTGCCGGAGTTCGAGGGCCGCGAGAAGGAGATCTCCGCCGCGTACCGCTCGCTCACCAAGCAGCTGGTCCGCGAGCGCGTGATCAAGGAGAAGAAGCGCATCGACGGCCGCGGTGTCACCGACATCCGCACGCTGGCCGCCGAGGTCGAGGCCATCCCGCGGGTGCACGGCTCCGCGCTGTTCGAGCGTGGCGAGACCCAGATCCTGGGCGTCACCACGCTGAACATGCTCCGCATGGAGCAGCAGCTGGACACCCTGTCGCCGGTGACCCGCAAGCGCTACATGCACAACTACAACTTCCCGCCGTACTCCACCGGCGAGACCGGCCGCGTCGGCTCCCCGAAGCGCCGCGAGATCGGACACGGCGCCCTCGCCGAGCGCGCCCTCATGCCGGTGCTGCCGACGCGCGAGGAGTTCCCGTACGCGATCCGTCAGGTGTCCGAGGCCCTCGGCTCCAACGGCTCGACGTCCATGGGCTCGGTCTGCGCCTCCACCATGTCGCTGCTGAACGCCGGTGTGCCGCTGAAGGCCCCCGTCGCCGGTATCGCCATGGGCCTGATCTCCCAGGAGATCGACGGCGAGACGCACTACGTCACCCTCACCGACATCCTCGGTGCGGAGGACGCCTTCGGTGACATGGACTTCAAGGTCGCCGGCACCAAGGAGTTCGTGACCGCCCTCCAGCTCGACACCAAGCTGGACGGCATCCCGGCCTCCGTGCTCGCCGCCGCCCTGAAGCAGGCCCGCGACGCCCGTCTCCACATCCTCGACGTGATGATGGAGGCCATCGACCGGCCCGACGAGATGTCCCCGAACGCGCCGCGGATCATCACCGTGAAGATCCCGGTCGACAAGATCGGTGAGGTCATCGGCCCCAAGGGCAAGATGATCAACCAGATCCAGGAGGACACGGGCGCCGAGATCACCATCGAGGACGACGGCACGATCTACATCGGTGCCGCCGACGGCCCGTCCGCCGAGGCCGCCCGCTCCACGATCAACGGCATCGCCAACCCGACGATGCCCGAGGTCGGCGAGCGCTACCTGGGCACGGTCGTGAAGACGACCACCTTCGGCGCCTTCGTCTCCCTGCTGCCCGGCAAGGACGGCCTGCTGCACATCTCGCAGATCCGCAAGCTGGCCGGCGGCAAGCGCGTGGAGAACGTCGAGGACGTGCTCGGCGTGGGCCACAAGGTCCAGGTCGAGATCGCCGAGATCGACTCCCGCGGCAAGCTCTCCCTGATCCCCGTGATCGAGGGCGAGGAAGGCTCCGCCGACGAGGCGAAGGACGACACCGACCAGTGA
- the rpsO gene encoding 30S ribosomal protein S15 — protein sequence MSLDAAVKKQIISEFGTKEGDTGSPEVQVALLSRRISDLTEHLKTHKHDHHSRRGLLILVGQRRRLLQYLAKKDIQRFRTLVDRLGIRRGAAGAK from the coding sequence GTGTCGCTCGACGCCGCAGTGAAGAAGCAGATCATCTCCGAGTTCGGTACCAAGGAGGGTGACACCGGCTCCCCCGAGGTCCAGGTCGCTCTGCTGTCCCGTCGGATCTCCGACCTGACGGAGCACCTCAAGACCCACAAGCACGACCACCACTCCCGCCGTGGCCTGCTGATCCTGGTCGGTCAGCGCCGCCGGCTGCTGCAGTACCTCGCCAAGAAGGACATCCAGCGCTTCCGTACGCTGGTCGACCGCCTCGGCATCCGCCGTGGTGCGGCGGGCGCCAAGTAA
- a CDS encoding outer membrane protein assembly factor BamB family protein, whose translation MSFGPPPSIYTQSARSAEEARLKRRRNMLIRPLVIVLVAALCTGGWLLWGGDSGGAETKTRATAGQGRLDVRETVEKQSASTVGKMAFRFSADDLTPGEMYEMPGMWATDKILAKGINKTLIGLPLGTDAALGDEKWKLPLDGPICGYTRHVTGDNRTAVLFRDSEDEDALCNHVVFFDLDDGRKIWDGDLSVSASGDYPGPPDSGEYQDTPSVTLTHGTVVVTWGGGTDAYSMDTGERRWRTTSPGACQDMGAAGGGALIVRQQCWGDDELPDGRTTYKARGVDPRTGEVLWTYTAAKGIRGLSIPSADPAVLAVQAGEIGISELLSLDDKGRGRATVRLQSGTYVGECAFDDYLVVDDCPTIAVGADQVFLRSKESGEAANSNWVIGFDLATGRTTQKFDSGPGSLLYPVRMSGDRLLAVRVSDDHIAPNALVSLDPRTGRETPYFYFDLPHEANLMTTTESNDIVVQNGRLFFGVKRTQGPPSGKAWIYLVLGIGSSAQKNP comes from the coding sequence GTGAGCTTCGGCCCGCCCCCGTCCATATACACGCAGTCCGCGAGGTCCGCGGAGGAGGCCCGCCTCAAGCGCCGCCGGAACATGCTGATCCGGCCGCTCGTCATCGTGCTCGTCGCGGCACTCTGCACCGGCGGCTGGCTCCTGTGGGGCGGCGACAGCGGTGGCGCCGAAACCAAGACGCGGGCCACCGCTGGTCAGGGCCGTCTCGACGTCCGTGAGACGGTCGAGAAGCAGTCCGCGAGCACGGTCGGGAAGATGGCATTCCGTTTCTCCGCGGACGACCTGACCCCCGGCGAGATGTACGAGATGCCGGGCATGTGGGCCACGGACAAGATCCTCGCCAAGGGGATCAACAAGACCCTGATCGGCCTGCCCCTCGGCACCGACGCCGCACTCGGCGACGAGAAGTGGAAGCTTCCCCTCGACGGCCCGATCTGCGGCTACACCCGCCATGTCACCGGCGACAACCGCACCGCCGTCCTCTTCCGGGACAGCGAAGACGAGGACGCCCTCTGCAACCACGTGGTGTTCTTCGACCTCGACGACGGCCGCAAGATCTGGGACGGCGACTTGTCCGTCTCCGCCTCCGGCGACTATCCAGGGCCCCCGGACAGCGGCGAGTACCAGGACACCCCGAGCGTGACCCTCACCCACGGCACGGTCGTCGTGACCTGGGGCGGCGGCACCGACGCGTACTCGATGGACACCGGTGAGCGACGGTGGCGTACGACGTCCCCCGGTGCCTGCCAGGACATGGGCGCCGCCGGCGGCGGGGCACTGATCGTCCGTCAGCAGTGCTGGGGCGACGACGAGCTCCCGGACGGCCGCACCACCTACAAGGCCCGCGGAGTCGATCCCCGGACGGGCGAGGTCCTGTGGACGTACACCGCCGCCAAGGGCATCCGGGGTCTGAGCATCCCGTCCGCAGACCCCGCCGTCCTCGCCGTGCAGGCCGGCGAGATCGGGATATCCGAGCTGCTCTCCCTCGACGACAAGGGGCGCGGCCGCGCCACTGTCCGCCTTCAGAGCGGTACCTATGTGGGGGAGTGCGCGTTCGACGACTATCTCGTCGTCGACGACTGCCCGACCATCGCCGTCGGGGCCGACCAGGTCTTCCTGCGCAGCAAGGAGTCGGGCGAGGCGGCCAACTCCAACTGGGTCATCGGCTTCGACCTGGCGACCGGAAGGACCACGCAGAAGTTCGACTCCGGCCCGGGCTCGCTGCTCTACCCGGTACGGATGAGCGGCGACCGGCTGCTCGCCGTGCGGGTGAGCGACGACCACATCGCGCCCAACGCACTCGTGAGCCTGGACCCGAGGACCGGCAGGGAGACACCGTACTTCTACTTCGATCTGCCGCACGAGGCCAACCTGATGACGACGACGGAGTCCAACGACATCGTCGTCCAGAACGGACGCCTCTTCTTCGGCGTCAAGCGGACCCAGGGCCCTCCCTCCGGGAAGGCGTGGATCTACCTGGTCCTCGGTATAGGGAGCAGTGCGCAGAAGAACCCGTGA
- a CDS encoding DUF397 domain-containing protein, whose amino-acid sequence MAETEAEIKARKERERDELYALDISDVEWHSAPGTEEHEERVEIAYLPGGAVAMRSSLDPDTVLRYTEAEWRAFVLGARDGEFDLEPSEHNGGLAAQ is encoded by the coding sequence ATGGCGGAGACGGAAGCGGAGATCAAGGCACGCAAGGAGCGGGAGCGGGACGAGCTGTACGCGCTCGACATCTCGGACGTCGAGTGGCACAGCGCGCCGGGGACCGAGGAGCACGAGGAGCGGGTCGAGATCGCATACCTGCCCGGCGGCGCCGTGGCCATGCGGTCGTCGCTCGACCCCGACACCGTGCTGCGGTACACGGAGGCGGAGTGGCGGGCGTTTGTGCTGGGGGCTCGGGACGGGGAGTTCGATCTGGAGCCCAGCGAGCACAATGGGGGGCTTGCGGCGCAGTAG